Proteins encoded together in one Catellatospora citrea window:
- the rplU gene encoding 50S ribosomal protein L21, with product MYAIVKTGGKQYKVAEGDVIEVEKLAGAPGDVVALSAVLLVDGSDLVTDAAKLAKVSVSGELVAHTKGPKIRIHKFKNKTGYHKRQGHRQPLTQVKVTGIKSGK from the coding sequence ATGTACGCGATCGTCAAGACCGGCGGCAAGCAGTACAAGGTCGCCGAGGGCGACGTGATCGAGGTCGAGAAGCTCGCGGGCGCGCCCGGCGACGTGGTGGCGCTGTCCGCAGTGCTGCTTGTTGATGGCAGCGACCTGGTGACCGACGCGGCGAAGCTTGCCAAGGTTTCTGTTTCCGGAGAGCTCGTGGCCCACACCAAGGGCCCGAAGATCCGGATCCACAAGTTCAAGAACAAGACCGGCTACCACAAGCGGCAGGGTCACCGTCAGCCGCTGACGCAGGTCAAGGTCACCGGCATCAAGAGCGGGAAGTAG